The proteins below are encoded in one region of Neisseria macacae ATCC 33926:
- the ftsE gene encoding cell division ATP-binding protein FtsE — MIRFEQVSKTYPGGFEALKNVSFQIKKGEMIFIAGHSGSGKSTILKLISGITKPSKGKVWFNNQDLGELSDNQIGFMRQHIGIVFQDHKILYDRNVLQNVILPLRIIGYQPRKAEERARIAIEKVGLKGRELDDPVTLSGGEQQRLCIARAVVHQPSLLIADEPSANLDRAYALDIMELFKTFHEAGTTVIVAAHDETLMADYGHRILRLSKGRLA; from the coding sequence ATGATCCGTTTCGAACAAGTTTCCAAAACCTATCCCGGCGGTTTTGAAGCCCTGAAAAACGTCAGCTTCCAAATCAAAAAAGGCGAAATGATATTTATCGCCGGCCACTCCGGCTCCGGCAAGTCCACCATCCTCAAGCTGATTTCCGGTATTACCAAACCCAGCAAAGGCAAAGTGTGGTTCAACAACCAAGACTTGGGCGAATTGAGCGACAACCAAATCGGCTTCATGCGCCAACATATCGGCATCGTGTTCCAAGACCACAAAATCCTCTATGACCGCAACGTCCTGCAAAACGTCATCCTGCCGCTGCGGATTATCGGTTATCAGCCGCGCAAAGCCGAAGAACGCGCCCGTATCGCCATTGAAAAAGTCGGCTTGAAAGGCCGCGAATTGGACGATCCCGTGACCCTCTCAGGCGGCGAACAGCAACGCTTGTGTATCGCCCGCGCCGTCGTCCACCAGCCCAGCCTCCTGATTGCCGACGAACCCTCCGCCAACCTCGACCGCGCCTACGCGCTCGACATCATGGAATTGTTCAAAACCTTCCACGAAGCAGGAACCACCGTCATCGTCGCCGCCCATGACGAAACCCTCATGGCAGACTACGGCCACCGCATCCTGCGCCTCTCGAAAGGACGACTCGCATGA
- a CDS encoding sigma-54-dependent transcriptional regulator — MSKLQDPVLVVDDEADIRDLMEMTLMKMGLRVQTAVGVEDAKDKLDNNDYSLVLTDMRMPDGSGLEVVQYIDELMLDTPVAVITAFGNADQAVEALNAGAFDYLQKPITLSQLRSLVKSAVSVSNSTDEIAQPPTEKPSAPVAAAFNKPKTPPKPPKRDLSGSVSVPESLRSMKERFATGEIAMRANEDVPELGGEEDMPRLLGSSPQMVEVRHLIRRLARSGVPVYISGESGTGKEQAARTIHELSDRADKPFIAVNCGAIPENLMESEFFGYKKGSFTGADQDRLGFFQHADGGTLFLDEVADLPLAMQVKLLRAIQEKAVRRIGDARETFVDVRIICATHKNLEALVDSGAFRQDLYYRLNVVTLYMPPLREMREDLGALILYLLYKHRHGTQTYKLSPKAQEALLHYSYPGNFRELENILERAVALTVGQVIQLDDLQIQNTTTPKNDHPNLSLDDIADSETRKGETLDHQPLPPFDPRTMQIQDYLDQIERGIIEQALQQTRYNRTQAAKLLGISFRSMRYRMERLDIN; from the coding sequence ATGAGTAAGCTGCAAGACCCAGTATTGGTCGTCGACGACGAGGCCGACATCCGTGACTTGATGGAAATGACGCTGATGAAGATGGGACTGCGCGTGCAGACCGCCGTCGGCGTAGAAGATGCCAAAGACAAGCTCGACAACAACGACTATTCCCTCGTTTTGACCGATATGCGGATGCCCGACGGCTCAGGTCTCGAAGTCGTCCAATACATAGACGAACTCATGCTCGACACCCCTGTCGCCGTCATTACCGCTTTCGGTAATGCCGACCAAGCGGTTGAAGCGCTTAATGCGGGCGCGTTCGACTACCTGCAAAAGCCGATTACCCTTTCCCAACTTCGCTCGTTGGTTAAATCTGCCGTTTCTGTTTCCAACAGTACGGACGAAATTGCCCAGCCGCCAACCGAAAAACCGTCCGCGCCTGTCGCAGCCGCATTCAACAAGCCCAAAACCCCACCCAAGCCGCCCAAACGCGACTTGAGCGGTTCTGTCTCCGTACCCGAAAGCCTGCGTTCCATGAAAGAACGCTTTGCCACCGGCGAAATCGCCATGCGTGCGAACGAAGACGTGCCTGAATTGGGTGGCGAAGAAGATATGCCGCGGCTGCTCGGCAGTTCGCCCCAAATGGTCGAAGTCCGCCATCTGATCCGCCGCCTCGCCCGCAGCGGCGTGCCCGTTTATATTTCCGGCGAATCGGGTACTGGTAAAGAACAGGCGGCGCGTACCATCCACGAATTGTCCGATCGCGCTGACAAGCCCTTTATCGCCGTCAACTGCGGCGCGATTCCTGAAAATCTGATGGAAAGCGAGTTCTTCGGCTACAAAAAAGGCAGCTTTACCGGCGCCGACCAAGACCGTCTCGGCTTCTTCCAACACGCCGACGGCGGTACGCTGTTCCTCGACGAAGTTGCCGACTTGCCGCTAGCCATGCAAGTCAAACTCCTGCGCGCCATCCAAGAAAAAGCTGTGCGCCGCATCGGTGATGCCCGCGAAACTTTCGTCGATGTCCGCATCATCTGCGCCACCCACAAAAACCTCGAAGCCCTTGTTGACAGCGGTGCATTCCGTCAAGACTTATATTACCGCCTCAACGTCGTTACCCTGTATATGCCGCCCCTGCGCGAAATGCGCGAAGACTTGGGCGCGCTGATTCTGTACCTGCTCTACAAACACCGCCACGGTACGCAAACCTACAAACTCAGCCCCAAAGCGCAAGAAGCCCTGCTGCATTACAGCTATCCCGGCAACTTCCGCGAACTCGAAAACATCCTCGAACGCGCCGTCGCCCTGACTGTCGGACAAGTTATCCAGTTGGATGATTTGCAAATCCAAAACACGACGACGCCCAAAAACGACCATCCAAACCTCAGTCTTGACGACATCGCCGATTCCGAAACACGAAAAGGCGAAACTTTGGATCACCAGCCGCTTCCGCCGTTTGACCCGCGCACCATGCAGATTCAAGATTACCTTGACCAAATCGAGCGTGGCATTATCGAACAGGCGTTGCAGCAAACCCGTTACAACCGCACTCAAGCAGCCAAGCTTTTGGGCATCAGCTTCCGTTCCATGCGCTACCGTATGGAACGTTTGGACATCAATTAA
- the ftsX gene encoding permease-like cell division protein FtsX has protein sequence MSIIHYVSLHVESARTALKQLLRQPVGTLLTLLMLAVAMTLPLFMYLGIQSGQSVLGKLNESPQITLYMETDASKADSDTVRNLLERDARLNKIRFISKQEGLEELQSNLDQNLVSMLDGNPLPDAFIVTPDPATPPAQMQAIYQDMVKLPMVESATMDTEWVQTLYQINEFIRKILWFLSLTLGMAFVLVAHNTIRLQILSRKEEIEITKLLGAPASFIRRPFLYQAMWQSIFSAAVSLGLCGWLLSAVHPLVDAIFKPYGLNIGWRFFHFSEVSLVFGFVIALGVFGAWLATTQHLLGFRAKK, from the coding sequence ATGAGCATCATCCACTACGTCTCGCTGCACGTCGAATCCGCGCGCACTGCGCTCAAACAGCTCCTGCGCCAACCCGTCGGCACGCTGCTCACCCTCCTGATGCTCGCCGTTGCCATGACCCTGCCGCTTTTCATGTATTTGGGCATCCAAAGCGGACAAAGCGTTTTAGGCAAGCTCAACGAGTCGCCGCAAATCACGCTCTATATGGAAACCGACGCATCCAAAGCCGACAGCGATACCGTCCGCAACCTGTTGGAACGCGATGCCCGCCTCAACAAAATCCGTTTCATCAGCAAGCAGGAAGGCTTGGAAGAGCTGCAATCCAACCTCGATCAAAACCTCGTTTCCATGCTCGACGGCAACCCCTTGCCCGACGCATTTATCGTCACGCCCGATCCCGCTACACCGCCCGCACAAATGCAGGCGATTTATCAGGATATGGTCAAGCTGCCCATGGTCGAATCCGCCACCATGGACACCGAATGGGTGCAAACGCTGTATCAAATCAACGAGTTCATCCGTAAAATTTTATGGTTTCTTTCACTGACGCTGGGTATGGCGTTCGTCCTTGTCGCGCACAATACCATCCGTCTGCAAATCCTCAGCCGCAAAGAAGAAATTGAAATCACCAAGCTGCTCGGTGCGCCCGCATCGTTCATCCGCCGCCCCTTCCTCTATCAAGCCATGTGGCAGAGTATCTTCTCCGCCGCCGTCAGCTTGGGACTGTGCGGCTGGCTGCTCTCCGCCGTGCACCCGTTGGTTGATGCCATCTTCAAACCCTACGGGCTTAATATCGGCTGGCGTTTCTTCCATTTCAGCGAAGTTTCGCTGGTGTTCGGCTTCGTCATCGCCTTAGGCGTCTTCGGCGCATGGCTTGCCACCACGCAGCATCTGTTGGGTTTTAGGGCAAAGAAATAA
- a CDS encoding sensor histidine kinase codes for MSKSGFQELGNLSERIPGLINIARIAIVLPLLVMHAFGVYSNGTHIGMSFPPVEFYSWAALYSFLILLSVARPDWQWQTLDLPNASAVVDISMMMILVYIAGGVDSGFGILVLPFVATSCLLSYGHYPMLYAGYASMLFFFNLLLDGSIRLHPFDWDTQPLITTVLLCGACYLVAMLTSFAARYLEQATESASRHQLAYRRISGLNRLVLNRVQEAVIVIDSTQRVWLFNKQAKTYFPGLVVDQQEVVFGELVTRWQYHPDKPFETDIHIFQHAMHVRAVPLIQEQTELLMLYVRSLREVAAEAMSTKLTSLGQLTANLAHEIRNPMSAIRHASDLLQESDDDAEPDPVKAKLCGIIDSNIQRIDKMLEDISLLNKRDNISREPINLMKFWLDFKQEFTLNNSEAIGCLRMNMDGNNLTVLADVMHIQQIMWNLCNNAWRHSRQDENAITVLIRPSGRMHISIVVADNGKGISPEVRNHLFEPFYTTEKQGTGLGLYVARELAHANMGQLHYHPEMNGFELILPREHNE; via the coding sequence ATGAGTAAGTCCGGCTTTCAGGAACTGGGAAACCTGAGCGAGCGGATACCCGGTTTAATCAATATTGCCCGCATTGCCATCGTGCTGCCGCTGTTGGTTATGCATGCTTTCGGCGTTTACAGTAATGGCACCCATATCGGCATGTCATTCCCTCCCGTCGAATTTTACAGCTGGGCAGCGCTCTATTCTTTCCTCATCTTGTTATCCGTCGCCCGTCCGGACTGGCAATGGCAGACTTTGGATTTGCCCAATGCCAGCGCAGTCGTCGATATTTCGATGATGATGATACTGGTGTATATCGCCGGCGGAGTCGATTCGGGCTTCGGCATCCTTGTCCTTCCTTTCGTCGCGACGTCCTGCCTCCTCAGCTACGGGCATTATCCCATGCTGTACGCAGGCTACGCGTCCATGCTGTTCTTCTTCAATCTGCTGCTCGACGGCAGCATCCGCCTGCATCCGTTTGATTGGGATACGCAGCCCCTGATTACTACGGTCCTGCTCTGTGGCGCGTGTTACCTCGTTGCCATGCTGACTTCGTTCGCCGCCCGCTATCTGGAGCAGGCGACTGAATCCGCCAGCCGCCATCAGCTTGCCTACCGCCGCATCAGCGGGTTGAACCGCCTCGTCCTCAACCGCGTGCAGGAAGCCGTTATCGTCATCGACAGTACCCAGCGCGTTTGGCTTTTCAACAAACAGGCAAAAACCTATTTCCCCGGTTTGGTGGTTGACCAGCAGGAAGTCGTGTTCGGCGAATTGGTTACACGCTGGCAATATCATCCCGACAAACCGTTTGAAACCGATATCCACATCTTCCAACACGCCATGCACGTCCGCGCCGTCCCGCTGATTCAGGAACAGACGGAACTGCTCATGCTGTATGTCCGTTCGCTGCGCGAAGTCGCGGCAGAGGCCATGTCCACCAAGCTCACTTCGCTCGGACAGCTTACCGCGAACCTCGCCCACGAAATCCGCAATCCGATGTCCGCCATCCGTCATGCCAGCGATTTGCTGCAAGAAAGTGATGACGATGCCGAACCCGATCCCGTTAAAGCCAAGCTTTGCGGCATCATCGACAGCAACATCCAGCGCATCGACAAAATGTTGGAAGACATCTCCCTGCTCAACAAACGCGACAACATCAGCCGCGAGCCGATCAACCTGATGAAATTCTGGCTCGACTTCAAACAAGAGTTCACGCTCAACAATTCCGAAGCCATCGGCTGCCTGCGCATGAACATGGACGGCAACAACCTTACCGTCCTCGCTGATGTGATGCACATCCAACAAATCATGTGGAACCTCTGCAATAACGCGTGGCGGCACAGCCGTCAGGACGAGAATGCGATTACCGTCCTGATCCGCCCCAGCGGCAGGATGCATATTTCCATCGTCGTTGCCGATAACGGCAAAGGCATTTCGCCCGAAGTCCGCAACCATCTCTTCGAGCCGTTCTACACCACTGAAAAACAAGGTACAGGATTGGGATTGTACGTTGCCCGCGAATTGGCGCACGCCAATATGGGCCAACTCCATTACCACCCCGAAATGAACGGATTCGAACTGATTTTACCGAGAGAACACAATGAGTAA
- a CDS encoding HesA/MoeB/ThiF family protein: MNDHQLLRYSRHILLDEIGIEGQEKILAARVLVVGCGGLGAAALPYLAASGVGKLIIADHDTIDDTNLQRQTAFTEADIGQAKAQVMAGRLKAVNSACDITALTEKLDEARLTELMRAADIVLDCTDNYPARQAINRAAVATRTPLVSGAAVRFEGQIAVYRPDLPDSPCYACLFDGDTADDGACALFGVFSPLVGIIGATQAAEALKILTGAGEPAHGKLATYNALTAKWQTFRVHKNPDCGVCGKAYRP; this comes from the coding sequence ATGAACGACCACCAACTGCTCCGTTACAGCCGCCACATCCTTCTCGACGAAATCGGTATCGAAGGGCAGGAAAAAATCCTTGCCGCCCGCGTCCTCGTCGTCGGCTGCGGCGGACTGGGTGCGGCAGCCCTCCCGTATCTTGCCGCATCAGGCGTCGGCAAACTCATCATCGCCGACCACGACACCATAGACGATACCAACCTCCAACGCCAAACCGCCTTCACCGAAGCCGACATCGGACAAGCCAAAGCGCAAGTGATGGCAGGTCGTCTGAAAGCCGTCAACAGCGCGTGCGACATTACCGCCCTGACCGAAAAGCTGGACGAAGCCCGCCTGACCGAACTCATGCGCGCCGCCGACATTGTCCTCGACTGCACCGACAACTATCCCGCCCGCCAAGCCATCAACCGCGCCGCCGTCGCTACCCGCACCCCGCTGGTTTCCGGCGCCGCCGTCCGCTTCGAAGGACAAATCGCCGTGTACCGCCCCGATTTGCCTGACAGCCCTTGCTACGCCTGCCTGTTTGACGGCGACACCGCCGACGACGGAGCCTGCGCCCTGTTCGGCGTGTTTTCCCCGCTGGTCGGCATCATCGGCGCCACCCAAGCCGCCGAAGCCCTCAAAATCCTGACCGGTGCAGGCGAACCGGCACACGGCAAACTGGCAACTTACAACGCGCTCACCGCCAAATGGCAGACATTCCGCGTCCACAAAAATCCCGATTGCGGCGTATGCGGCAAAGCGTATCGACCCTAG
- a CDS encoding chloride channel protein: protein MPTKPPAYHITHKIRQTRRISRKSIAFLFLLAGSALVALTALLFAWMADFALETNAELVQKYPWFAWVALPLGLPLIVWITRRFAPYTSGSGIPQVLASLALPYGANKTRLIRLSETLIKIPLTFLAMFAGASVGREGPSVQVGAAVMSAWGAWCKKHGFAFRGMQENDLIAAGAAGGLAAAFNAPLAGVIFAIEELGREVMLRWERQILLGVLAAGFIQVAIQGNNPYFSGFNGGALDNMLGWVLGCGLTCGIAGGLFGRTLYLGATAFAPAKWREHIRRHPLITAALIGILLAAIGTLYQGKTYGTGYHEAAQALRGIHEAPAGLAAAKWFSTVLTYWTGTPGGIFTPSLTIGAVLGEHIAILTGLAQGTHVLVLICMAAFLAGATQSPLTSAVVVMEMTGGQNLLFWLLIACIFASQVSRQFSPRPFYHAAGTRFKRQVEQSGQK, encoded by the coding sequence ATGCCGACCAAACCGCCCGCCTACCACATCACGCACAAAATCCGCCAAACCCGCCGCATCTCGCGTAAAAGCATTGCTTTTCTGTTCCTGCTGGCAGGTTCGGCGCTGGTCGCGCTGACCGCCCTCCTGTTTGCTTGGATGGCGGATTTCGCGTTGGAAACGAATGCGGAGCTGGTGCAAAAATATCCTTGGTTTGCCTGGGTCGCCCTGCCCTTAGGGCTGCCGCTCATCGTCTGGATCACCCGCCGTTTCGCCCCCTACACCTCCGGCAGCGGCATCCCGCAAGTGCTCGCCAGCCTCGCCCTGCCCTACGGCGCCAACAAAACCCGCCTGATCCGCCTCAGCGAAACCCTCATCAAAATCCCGCTGACTTTCCTTGCCATGTTTGCAGGCGCATCCGTCGGGCGTGAAGGACCGTCCGTCCAAGTCGGCGCGGCAGTCATGAGCGCGTGGGGCGCATGGTGCAAAAAACACGGCTTCGCCTTTCGCGGTATGCAGGAAAACGACCTTATCGCCGCAGGCGCGGCAGGCGGGCTTGCCGCCGCGTTCAACGCCCCGCTGGCAGGCGTGATTTTCGCCATCGAAGAACTCGGGCGCGAAGTCATGCTGCGTTGGGAGCGGCAAATCCTGCTCGGCGTCCTCGCCGCCGGTTTCATCCAAGTCGCCATACAAGGCAACAACCCCTATTTCTCAGGCTTCAACGGCGGCGCGCTCGACAATATGCTCGGCTGGGTATTGGGCTGCGGACTCACGTGCGGCATCGCCGGCGGACTGTTCGGACGCACCCTGTATCTCGGCGCCACTGCCTTCGCCCCCGCCAAATGGCGCGAACACATCCGCCGTCATCCCCTGATTACCGCCGCCCTCATCGGCATCCTGCTCGCCGCCATCGGCACGCTTTACCAAGGCAAAACCTACGGCACAGGCTACCACGAAGCCGCCCAAGCCCTGCGCGGCATCCACGAAGCCCCCGCCGGACTCGCCGCCGCCAAATGGTTCTCCACCGTCCTGACCTACTGGACAGGCACGCCCGGCGGCATCTTCACCCCCTCCCTCACCATAGGCGCAGTCTTGGGCGAACACATCGCCATCCTCACCGGACTCGCCCAAGGCACCCACGTCCTCGTCCTCATCTGCATGGCAGCCTTCCTCGCCGGCGCCACCCAATCGCCGCTCACCTCCGCCGTCGTCGTGATGGAAATGACCGGCGGACAAAACCTCCTCTTCTGGCTGCTCATCGCCTGCATCTTCGCCTCACAAGTCTCCCGCCAATTCTCCCCCCGCCCCTTCTACCACGCCGCAGGCACACGCTTTAAACGGCAGGTGGAACAAAGCGGACAGAAGTGA
- a CDS encoding cyclic pyranopterin monophosphate synthase MoaC has product MFNFNSVRENDKRQPTIRTAVASGSINMSTSAIKVLAENATQNAGILNVARIAAVQGIKQVGLLVPLYQPLPLQHVRVDFDVDVELAYVKATVTVSSEVGKSITTEAVTGVNIALISIYDMMKEVDQSMMMTRIHLESESGGERGPFVFDDAYENIEF; this is encoded by the coding sequence ATGTTCAACTTCAATTCCGTACGCGAAAACGACAAACGCCAACCCACCATCCGCACCGCCGTGGCAAGTGGCTCCATCAACATGAGTACCTCCGCCATCAAAGTTTTGGCGGAAAACGCCACCCAAAACGCAGGCATCCTCAACGTTGCCCGTATCGCCGCCGTCCAAGGCATCAAGCAGGTCGGACTGCTTGTTCCGCTTTACCAGCCCCTCCCCCTGCAACACGTCCGCGTCGATTTCGATGTCGATGTCGAACTCGCCTACGTCAAAGCCACCGTAACCGTTTCCTCTGAAGTCGGCAAAAGCATCACGACCGAAGCCGTCACCGGCGTCAATATCGCCCTCATATCCATTTACGACATGATGAAAGAAGTCGACCAGTCCATGATGATGACCCGCATCCACCTCGAATCCGAAAGCGGCGGCGAACGCGGCCCGTTCGTATTCGACGATGCCTACGAAAACATCGAATTCTGA
- the ppc gene encoding phosphoenolpyruvate carboxylase: MQLHILNNPKDAALAADAEFLKQSLYKLLHEEASPLVVETVKLLSTSDDSAALIEKVLPQLDEQQTHDLTLACGLFAQILNIAEDVHHERRRQIHEEAGHGGAEGSLAETVRKLKAAKIGGKAVQKQLNTTNVTAVLTAHPTEVQRQTVLNFNRRIRALLPRRERCTHADALAELRREIDTILLGLWQTSETRHHKLSVNDEINNGVSIFPMSFFEALPKLYRSMEREFQTTYPDVDVPDILKIGGWIGGDRDGNPFVSAETLRFAFRRHADAVFRFYRGELDKLYRELPLSVRRVKVNDDVMALSDESPDEEIARTEEPYRRAIAYIMARVMGKARSLGLGMGCKFGFMMPYASAQEFSDDLHKLQRSLRDNGSALLGEGRLADLIRSVSVFGFHMMPLDLRQHAEKHADVVAELFKHAGLEDYSSLSETEKQTVLLRELKHQRPLSSPFITYSEHTRREMAIFNEARNIKDEFGENAVTQSIISNCEQPSDLLALALLLKESGLLTVENGKPQSRINIVPLFETIEALENACPVMETMFSSKWYRDLLQSRDNIQEIMLGYSDSNKDGGYVTSSWCLYQAELGLVELFKKYDVRMRLFHGRGGSVGRGGGPSYQAILAQPAGSVAGQIRITEQGEVITAKYADPGNAVRNLETLVAATLEASLLPDQKDPEPALMQALSDVSFKYYRELITHPDFIDYFLQTSPIQEIATLNLGSRPASRKTLARIQDLRAIPWVFSWMQNRLMLPAWYGFGSAVESLCEGKPETLAALQEHAQHNPFFQAMLSNMEQVMAKTDITLAENYAGLSESPEKAAVIFGMIKEEYQRSRKALLDLLQTDELLRDNRSLARSLALRIPYLNALNGLQVAMLKRLRKDPHDPHTLLMVHLTINGVAQGLRNTG, translated from the coding sequence ATGCAACTGCATATCCTGAACAATCCCAAAGACGCGGCTCTGGCGGCAGACGCGGAATTTTTGAAACAATCTTTGTACAAACTCCTGCACGAAGAAGCCTCGCCGTTGGTAGTGGAAACGGTCAAACTGTTGTCCACTTCGGACGACAGCGCGGCTTTGATTGAGAAGGTTTTGCCGCAACTGGACGAACAACAAACCCACGACCTGACGCTTGCCTGCGGCTTGTTCGCGCAAATTCTGAACATCGCCGAAGACGTACACCACGAACGCCGCCGCCAAATCCACGAAGAGGCGGGACACGGCGGCGCGGAAGGCAGCTTGGCGGAAACGGTACGCAAACTCAAAGCGGCAAAAATCGGCGGCAAGGCGGTTCAAAAACAATTAAATACGACCAATGTTACCGCCGTTCTGACCGCGCACCCGACCGAAGTGCAACGCCAAACCGTGTTGAACTTCAACCGCCGCATCCGCGCCCTCCTGCCCCGCCGCGAACGCTGCACCCATGCCGATGCGCTGGCGGAATTGCGCCGCGAAATCGACACTATCTTATTGGGCTTGTGGCAAACCAGCGAAACGCGCCACCACAAACTCAGCGTCAACGATGAAATCAACAACGGCGTATCCATCTTCCCGATGAGTTTCTTCGAGGCGCTGCCCAAACTCTACCGCAGCATGGAACGCGAGTTTCAGACGACCTATCCTGATGTTGACGTGCCCGACATCTTAAAAATCGGTGGCTGGATAGGCGGCGACCGCGACGGCAATCCGTTTGTCTCCGCCGAGACCCTGCGTTTCGCTTTCCGTCGCCATGCCGACGCGGTGTTCCGCTTTTACCGCGGCGAACTCGACAAACTCTACCGCGAGCTGCCGCTTTCTGTCCGCCGCGTCAAAGTCAACGACGACGTAATGGCGTTGTCCGACGAATCGCCCGACGAAGAAATCGCCCGCACCGAAGAGCCGTACCGCCGCGCCATCGCCTACATCATGGCGCGCGTCATGGGCAAAGCCCGCTCGCTCGGCTTGGGTATGGGCTGCAAATTCGGCTTTATGATGCCTTACGCCTCCGCGCAAGAGTTTTCAGACGACCTCCACAAGCTGCAACGCTCCCTGCGCGACAACGGCAGCGCGCTTTTGGGCGAAGGCAGACTCGCCGACCTGATCCGCTCCGTGTCCGTGTTCGGCTTCCACATGATGCCGCTCGACTTGCGCCAACACGCGGAAAAACACGCCGATGTCGTTGCCGAACTCTTCAAACACGCCGGTTTGGAAGACTACTCCAGCCTTTCCGAAACGGAAAAACAAACCGTCCTGCTGCGCGAGCTGAAACACCAGCGGCCGCTGTCCAGCCCGTTCATCACTTACAGCGAACACACCCGCCGCGAAATGGCGATTTTCAACGAAGCGCGCAACATCAAAGACGAATTCGGTGAAAACGCCGTTACCCAAAGCATCATCTCCAACTGCGAACAGCCCAGCGACCTGCTCGCCCTCGCGCTGCTGCTTAAAGAAAGCGGTCTGTTGACAGTTGAAAACGGCAAACCGCAAAGCCGCATCAACATCGTCCCCCTCTTCGAAACCATCGAAGCCCTCGAAAACGCCTGCCCCGTCATGGAAACCATGTTCAGCAGCAAATGGTACCGCGACCTGCTGCAAAGCCGCGACAACATTCAGGAAATCATGCTCGGCTATTCCGATTCCAACAAAGACGGCGGCTACGTGACCAGCTCTTGGTGCCTCTATCAGGCGGAATTGGGCTTGGTCGAACTCTTCAAAAAATACGATGTCCGTATGCGCCTCTTCCACGGCCGCGGCGGCAGCGTCGGACGCGGCGGCGGCCCGTCTTACCAAGCCATCCTCGCCCAACCCGCAGGCAGCGTAGCCGGACAAATCCGCATCACCGAGCAAGGCGAAGTCATCACCGCCAAATACGCCGACCCCGGCAACGCCGTGCGCAACCTCGAAACCCTCGTCGCCGCGACGCTCGAAGCCAGCCTGCTGCCCGATCAAAAAGACCCCGAACCCGCACTCATGCAGGCATTGTCGGACGTATCGTTCAAATACTACCGCGAGCTGATTACCCACCCCGACTTCATCGACTATTTCCTGCAAACCAGCCCCATACAGGAAATCGCTACCCTCAACCTCGGCAGCCGTCCCGCCAGCCGCAAGACCTTGGCGCGGATACAGGATTTGCGCGCGATACCGTGGGTGTTCTCATGGATGCAAAACCGCCTCATGCTGCCCGCGTGGTACGGCTTCGGCAGCGCAGTGGAAAGCCTGTGCGAAGGCAAACCCGAAACCCTCGCCGCCCTGCAGGAACACGCGCAGCATAACCCATTCTTCCAAGCCATGCTCTCCAATATGGAACAAGTCATGGCGAAAACCGACATCACCCTCGCCGAAAACTACGCCGGCTTGAGCGAATCGCCCGAAAAAGCCGCCGTCATCTTCGGCATGATTAAGGAAGAATACCAACGCAGCCGCAAAGCCCTGCTCGACCTTTTGCAAACCGACGAACTCTTGCGCGACAACCGCAGCCTCGCCCGTTCGCTCGCCCTGCGGATTCCGTACCTGAATGCGCTCAACGGCCTACAAGTCGCCATGCTCAAACGCCTGCGCAAAGACCCGCACGACCCGCACACCCTCCTGATGGTGCACCTGACCATCAACGGCGTGGCACAAGGTTTGCGCAATACAGGTTAA
- a CDS encoding YcxB family protein encodes MDTDLQQTEHLQISFSPTDQDRRYAGKRLLRYIEPAWRRKYWFGSAAFLLVWGSLFVFACWLLNGINNTYIQNCYLFADSQTDSLEYCLYKAGDDGSSLWIMAGLIYATTMVTYFEQRWIYRSFTRIVSHPLDGRRFSVILSAEGLTQEEAGRSRHFHHWAGVERIIEDQAFLLFYIDRNIVYFIPIAAFAEAGMDVHAFYTRAMELKAAAE; translated from the coding sequence ATGGACACAGACCTCCAGCAAACTGAACACCTGCAAATATCCTTCTCTCCTACCGATCAAGACAGACGCTATGCGGGAAAGCGGCTTTTGCGTTATATAGAGCCTGCTTGGCGGCGCAAATATTGGTTTGGTTCGGCTGCATTCCTGCTGGTGTGGGGCAGTCTATTCGTCTTTGCTTGTTGGTTGCTTAACGGCATCAACAATACCTATATTCAAAACTGCTATCTGTTTGCCGATTCGCAAACTGACAGTTTGGAGTACTGTCTGTATAAAGCTGGGGACGACGGCAGCTCCCTATGGATAATGGCGGGTCTCATCTACGCCACCACCATGGTAACGTATTTTGAGCAGCGTTGGATATATCGCAGCTTTACCCGCATAGTCAGCCATCCTCTGGATGGGCGACGTTTCTCCGTCATCCTTTCAGCCGAAGGCCTTACTCAGGAGGAGGCAGGGCGCAGCAGGCATTTCCATCATTGGGCAGGCGTGGAACGTATCATCGAAGACCAAGCATTCCTGTTGTTTTATATCGACCGTAACATCGTCTATTTTATTCCGATTGCCGCCTTTGCAGAGGCGGGAATGGATGTCCACGCGTTTTATACCCGAGCGATGGAGTTGAAGGCTGCAGCAGAGTAG